A single Cucumis melo cultivar AY chromosome 4, USDA_Cmelo_AY_1.0, whole genome shotgun sequence DNA region contains:
- the LOC103486325 gene encoding probable anion transporter 3, chloroplastic translates to MAVSSLPKPSTTAINYLSPKYPSRFSTKNPTFINFSTFHSVFQSKWRNQLGFDCVRVAGDRRGSAVVRCTAEGIERSIPFGRRSIGSTAEDRAAAVGGVVFGLPERFKVVALTAFVMCLCNADRVVMSVAIVPLAAKYGWSSSFLGIVQSSFLWGYIFSSVVGGALVDRYGGKRVMAWGVALWSLATLLTPMAANHSTTSLLAIRAFFGLAEGVALPSMSTLLSRWFPGHERASAVGMSMAGFHLGNVVGLLLTPIMLSSIGVTGPFLLFSSLGLVWLMSWIPGVANNPRDSQNISTSELRLIEAGKVDSTRHNATHLPLSRLLSKLPTWAIIFANMTNNWGYFVLLSWMPVYFKTVFNVNLKQAAWFSAIPWGTMAVSGYFAGTTSDALIKSGYPVTLVRKIMQSIGFIGPGLGLLCLNFATTPTVAAVLMTVALSLSSFSQAGFLLNMQDIAPQHAGFLHGISNSAGTLAAIVSTIGTGYFVEWLGSFQAFLTVTAMVYFMAAIFWNLFATGEQVF, encoded by the exons ATGGCCGTTTCCTCTCTGCCTAAACCTTCCACCACTGCCATAAACTACCTTTCTCCTAAATACCCATCTCGTTTTTCAACCAAAAACCCCACCTTTATCAATTTTTCCACTTTCCATTCCGTGTTTCAATCTAAATGGAGGAATCAGCTGGGGTTTGATTGTGTACGAGTGGCCGGAGACAGAAGGGGGTCGGCGGTGGTTCGGTGCACGGCGGAGGGGATAGAAAGAAGCATTCCTTTTGGTCGAAGATCAATTGGATCCACCGCTGAAGACCGAGCTGCCGCTGTCGGTGGAGTTGTATTTGGCTTGCCGGAGAGGTTTAAAGTGGTTGCATTAACAGCATTCGTTATGTGTCTTTGTAATGCTGATAGAGTTGTTATGTCGGTTGCAATTGTTCCTCTTGCCGCCAAATATGGTTGGTCTAGTTCTTTCCTCGGCATCGTTcag TCATCGTTTCTATGGGGATACATATTCTCGTCGGTGGTTGGAGGAGCGTTGGTTGACAGATATGGAGGAAAACGAGTGATGGCTTGGGGAGTGGCCCTTTGGTCTCTTGCTACTCTTCTTACTCCTATGGCGGCCAACCACTCCACAACCAGTCTCTTGGCTATTCGTGCTTTCTTTGGACTTGCTGAAGGTGTTGCTTTGCCATCCATGAGCACCCTCTTGTCAAG GTGGTTTCCTGGCCATGAACGAGCAAGTGCAGTTGGGATGTCAATGGCTGGTTTTCATCTTGGCAATGTTGTAGGATTGTTATTAACCCCCATCATGCTATCGTCCATTGGTGTCACCGGCCCCTTCTTGTTATTCTCCTCACTTGGGCTTGTCTGGCTGATGTCTTGGATTCCGGGAGTTGCGAATAACCCCAGAGATAGTCAAAATATCAGCACATCAGAGTTGAGATTAATCGAAGCTGGGAAAGTCGATTCTACTCGTCATAATGCCACACATCTACCTCTTAGCCGCCTTCTATCCAAGTTGCCAACATGGGCTATTATATTTGCCAATATGACTAATAATTGG GGGTATTTTGTTCTTCTCTCATGGATGCCTGTTTACTTCAAGACT GTGTTTAATGTGAACTTGAAACAAGCAGCATGGTTTAGCGCCATTCCATGGGGAACAATGGCGGTTTCTGGCTACTTTGCAGGCACTACGTCCGATGCTCTAATTAAATCAGGGTACCCTGTAACATTAGTCCGGAAAATAATGCAG TCAATTGGCTTCATCGGACCCGGATTAGGATTACTTTGTTTGAATTTCGCGACCACACCAACAGTTGCAGCAGTTTTGATGACAGTAGCATTGAGCTTGAGCTCATTCAGCCAAGCCGGCTTTCTTCTAAATATGCAG GACATAGCTCCTCAACATGCAGGCTTTCTCCACG GAATCTCAAACTCAGCAGGAACTTTAGCAGCAATTGTGAGCACAATTGGAACAGGGTATTTTGTAGAGTGGCTTGGTTCGTTCCAAGCATTCTTGACTGTTACAGCAATGGTTTACTTCATGGCAGCTATTTTCTGGAATCTGTTTGCTACAGGGGAGCAAGTCTTTTAG
- the LOC103486324 gene encoding protein OCTOPUS: MNPSTDGQPLPPPLPPLPHRPSATCPRHPQEHFTAFCPLCLCERLSLLDSSSAAAASSSSSSSRKPHSTAASALKAIFRPPPPNRPSSFFPELRRTKSFSASKNEAFSTVFEPQRKSCDVRLRNTLCSLISQDASSSSKVLAPAAPEIVVETKNLEDPCSSWVEPIPDGDGDIRVSGQPNVGDFVIENSVQEIVEEEIQVELESESVHLQEEFKTMKDHIDLDSHTKKPSGRGSFWSAASVFSKKLQKWRDKQKEKKQRNGGGSTTLPVEKPIGRHFRETQSEIADYGFGRRSCDIDPRFSLDAGRMSFDDPRYSFDEPRASWDGYLISRTFPRMPTMLSVVEDAPIHVFRSDTQIPVEDSINSTNEEENIPGGSSQTREYYSDSSSRRRKSLDRSNSIRKTAAAVVAEIDDMKSSVSNAKVSPATTDVCHVPKLGLPDRDSNSNSLRDDYSGSFEDAASVVGTANRKEESKKSKGWGKGWKIWGLINRRGGNKDEEEDRESSRPNGVERSYSESWPELRGDRNGDVKAGGFNPKMFRSNSSVSWRSASMMGGSFSSSRKSNAESNGNGKRKKEEPQPVLERNRSARHSPTNVDNGLLRFYLTPLRGSRRGGSGKVKPSQAQSIARSVLRLY; this comes from the coding sequence ATGAATCCCTCCACCGACGGACAACCACTTCCTCCTCCCTTGCCGCCGTTGCCTCACCGTCCTTCCGCCACCTGCCCACGTCACCCACAAGAGCATTTCACTGCTTTCTGTCCTTTATGTCTCTGTGAGCGTCTCTCTCTTCTTGATTCTTCCTCTGCTGCtgctgcttcttcttcttcttcttcttcccggAAACCCCATTCCACTGCTGCCTCTGCTCTTAAAGCTATTTTCAGACCTCCCCCTCCTAATCGACCCTCTTCCTTTTTTCCTGAGCTTCGTCGGACTAAATCATTCTCTGCTTCTAAGAACGAAGCCTTCTCTACGGTTTTTGAACCACAGAGGAAATCTTGTGACGTTCGCCTTCGTAACACTCTCTGCTCTCTCATTTCGCAGGACGCTTCTTCCTCTTCTAAGGTTCTTGCTCCTGCTGCTCCTGAAATTGTTGTTGAGACTAAGAATTTGGAGGATCCCTGTTCGTCCTGGGTTGAACCGATCCCCGACGGTGACGGAGATATTAGGGTTTCTGGACAACCCAATGTGGGGGATTTTGTGATTGAAAACAGTGTTCAGGAGATTGTTGAAGAAGAAATTCAGGTTGAATTAGAGTCAGAATCGGTGCACCTACAAGAGGAGTTCAAAACCATGAAGGATCATATAGATCTCGATTCACACACGAAGAAGCCATCCGGAAGAGGAAGCTTTTGGTCGGCTGCTTCGGTCTTCAGTAAGAAGCTGCAGAAATGGAGGGATAAGCAGAAGGAGAAGAAGCAGAGAAACGGCGGTGGATCTACGACATTGCCGGTGGAGAAGCCAATCGGACGTCATTTCAGAGAAACCCAGTCGGAAATTGCTGATTATGGATTTGGCCGACGCTCTTGCGATATTGATCCGAGATTCTCTCTCGATGCTGGCCGAATGTCCTTCGACGATCCCCGTTATTCCTTCGACGAACCTAGGGCATCCTGGGACGGGTATTTGATCAGTAGAACGTTCCCAAGAATGCCCACCATGCTTTCCGTCGTTGAAGATGCCCCTATCCATGTTTTCCGTTCCGATACCCAAATTCCCGTCGAAGACTCCATAAATTCAAccaatgaagaagaaaatatcCCCGGCGGGTCTTCTCAGACCCGGGAGTACTATTCAGACTCTTCTTCTCGTCGACGGAAGAGCCTCGACCGGTCCAACTCCATCAGAAAGACTGCCGCGGCGGTGGTGGCTGAGATTGATGACATGAAATCCTCTGTTTCAAACGCCAAAGTTTCTCCTGCAACCACAGATGTCTGTCATGTTCCAAAACTAGGCCTCCCAGATAGAGATTCGAATTCCAATTCATTGCGAGATGACTATTCCGGGTCGTTCGAGGATGCTGCCTCAGTGGTCGGGACGGCAAATCGGAAAGAAGAGTCGAAAAAGTCCAAAGGGTGGGGGAAGGGTTGGAAAATCTGGGGATTGATTAACCGGCGAGGTGGAAACAAAGATGAGGAGGAAGATAGAGAGAGTAGTAGACCCAATGGCGTGGAGCGGTCGTATTCGGAGTCGTGGCCAGAGCTGCGCGGAGATCGAAATGGGGATGTCAAAGCAGGAGGATTCAATCCCAAAATGTTTAGGAGTAACAGCAGTGTTAGTTGGAGGAGTGCAAGTATGATGGGTGGATCTTTTAGTAGTTCAAGGAAAAGCAATGCAGAATCTAATGGTAAtgggaagaggaagaaagaggAGCCACAGCCAGTGTTGGAGAGGAATCGAAGTGCTCGACATTCTCCAACAAACGTCGACAATGGACTTCTTCGATTCTACTTGACGCCATTGCGGGGCAGCCGGAGAGGCGGGTCGGGGAAGGTGAAACCAAGTCAAGCTCAGTCGATTGCTAGAAGTGTTCTTCGACTGTATTAA
- the LOC103486323 gene encoding protein NRT1/ PTR FAMILY 8.1, whose product MAEDDIYTKDGTVDIHKKPAVKKKTGNWKACRFILGNECCERLAYYGMSTNLVNYLQIRLNMDNVAASNTVTSWSGTCYLTPLIGAFLADAYLGRFWTIASFSIIYVFGMTLLTLAASIPGLKPSCDSSGCHPSGGQTAATFIALYLIALGTGGIKPCVSSFGADQFDENDEAERKKKSSFFNWFYFSINVGAMIASSVLVWIQMNVGWGWGFGVPAVAMAIAVVFFFSGSSLYRLQKPAGSPLTRILQVIVAACRKHRVQVPEDKSLLHETADDIESKIEGSRKLEHTNNFKFLDKACVETENDRIKGLQNEWRLCTVTQVEELKSIVRLLPVWASGIVFAAVYSQMSTMFVLQGNTLDQHIGPSFKIPSASLSIFDTISVLFWAPVYDRFIVPIARKFTNNERGFTQLQRMGIGLAISVFSMVTAGALEVVRLNYVRVNNLYDVENIPMSIFWQVPQYFFIGCAEVFTFIGQLEFFYDQAPDAMRSMMAALSLTTVGLGNYLSTLLVTIVTKVTTRHGKLGWIPSNLNMGHLDYFFWLLAILSVVNFFVYLLVAKCYSYKRVTGHLH is encoded by the exons ATGGCAGAAGATGATATATATACAAAAGATGGTACTGTTGATATTCATAAGAAGCCTGCTGTTAAGAAAAAAACTGGAAATTGGAAGGCCTGCCGTTTCATTCTTG GGAATGAATGCTGTGAAAGATTGGCATATTATGGGATGAGTACCAATCTAGTGAACTATCTTCAAATACGTCTCAATATGGACAATGTAGCTGCTTCAAATACTGTCACTAGTTGGTCAGGAACTTGCTACCTTACGCCATTGATTGGAGCTTTCTTGGCTGATGCTTACTTGGGAAGATTTTGGACAATTGCCAGTTTCTCAATAATCTATGTCTTT GGCATGACGTTGTTGACATTGGCTGCTTCAATCCCGGGATTAAAGCCATCGTGTGATAGTAGTGGTTGCCATCCAAGTGGAGGGCAAACCGCTGCCACTTTCATAGCGCTTTACTTGATTGCACTCGGAACCGGGGGAATCAAGCCCTGTGTTTCGTCTTTTGGGGCTGACCAATTCGATGAAAATGATGAAGctgaaaggaagaagaagagctCCTTCTTCAATTGGTTTTACTTTTCAATCAACGTGGGTGCAATGATTGCCTCCTCAGTTTTGGTGTGGATACAAATGAATGTAGGCTGGGGGTGGGGATTTGGAGTTCCTGCAGTAGCTATGGCTATTGCCGTAGTGTTTTTCTTTTCCGGTAGCTCATTGTATCGTCTTCAAAAGCCTGCAGGAAGTCCTCTCACGAGAATTTTGCAAGTTATAGTTGCAGCCTGTCGGAAACACCGGGTACAAGTTCCAGAAGATAAGTCTCTTCTTCATGAGACCGCTGATGACATTGAGTCGAAAATCGAAGGAAGTCGCAAGCTTGAGCACACAAACAATTTTAA GTTCCTAGACAAGGCTTGTGTAGAGACCGAAAATGATCGGATCAAGGGCTTACAGAATGAATGGAGACTCTGTACGGTAACTCAAGTTGAGGAGTTGAAGAGCATTGTCCGGTTGTTGCCTGTGTGGGCCTCCGGAATAGTATTTGCAGCAGTCTATAGCCAAATGAGCACCATGTTCGTTCTACAGGGCAATACATTGGACCAGCACATTGGCCCAAGTTTCAAAATCCCATCAGCCTCCCTTTCCATCTTCGATACCATCAGCGTGCTCTTCTGGGCTCCTGTATACGATCGATTCATAGTCCCAATCGCGAGGAAGTTCACCAACAATGAGCGTGGCTTCACGCAGCTACAACGAATGGGAATAGGACTCGCCATCTCTGTTTTCTCCATGGTTACAGCAGGTGCTTTGGAAGTTGTCAGGCTCAACTACGTTAGAGTGAACAACCTCTACGATGTTGAGAACATTCCCATGTCGATATTCTGGCAAGTTCCACAGTACTTTTTCATTGGTTGTGCAGAAGTTTTCACATTTATCGGACAGTTAGAGTTTTTCTATGACCAAGCACCCGATGCAATGAGAAGCATGATGGCTGCTCTGTCTCTCACAACTGTAGGATTGGGAAACTACTTAAGCACATTGCTTGTTACGATCGTGACGAAAGTGACGACGAGACACGGGAAGCTCGGGTGGATTCCTAGTAACTTAAACATGGGACATCTGGACTATTTCTTCTGGCTGTTGGCCATTCTCAGCGTGGTTAATTTCTTTGTCTATCTCTTAGTAGCTAAATGCTACAGTTACAAAAGGGTAACAGGTCATTTGCATTAA
- the LOC103486322 gene encoding laccase-4-like, producing MGSSGVRAFVLLAFCCLLPGLAESTVRHYKFNVVLRKATRLCSSKPIVTVNGQFPGPTLYAREGDNVLIKVVNHVKYNLSIHWHGIRQLRTGWADGPAYITQCPIQPGQSYVYNFTITGQRGTLFWHAHILWLRATVHGGLVILPKLGVPYPFPTPNKETVLVLAEWWKSDTEAVINEALKSGLAPNVSDAHTINGLPGSISNCPSQRGFTLPVQRGKTYLLRIINAALNEELFFKVAGHKLTVVEVDATYVKPFKTDTVIIAPGQTTNVLLTANQNSGKYMVAVSPFMDAPVAVDNKTATATVHYTGTLATSLTTSTNPPPQNATQIANAFINSLRSLNSKKYPANVPLTIDHHLFFTVGLGINPCPTCKAANGSRVVASINNVTFVMPTTALLQAHFFKTKGVFTTDFPGNPPHKFNYSGPGPKNLQTTTATKLYKLQYNSTVELVLQDTGIIAPENHPIHLHGFNFFEVGRGIGNFNPKTDPKKFNLVDPVERNTIGVPSGGWTAIRFRADNPGVWFMHCHLEIHTTWGLKMAFLVENGKGPNQSLLPPPRDLPKC from the exons ATGGGGTCTTCGGGTGTTCGAGCTTTTGTCTTGTTGGCATTTTGCTGCCTTCTTCCTGGTTTGGCAGAGTCTACAGTTCGCCATTACAAATTCAAT GTGGTGTTGAGAAAAGCAACCAGACTTTGCTCAAGCAAGCCCATTGTTACCGTCAATGGACAGTTCCCTGGACCAACCCTTTACGCTAGGGAGGGCGACAATGTGCTGATCAAAGTTGTCAACCATGTCAAATATAACCTTTCCATTCACTG GCATGGAATCAGGCAACTCCGAACAGGCTGGGCTGATGGTCCGGCATACATTACACAATGTCCTATCCAGCCGGGGCAAAGCTATGTGTACAACTTCACCATCACCGGCCAAAGAGGTACACTCTTCTGGCATGCTCACATTCTTTGGCTGAGAGCCACTGTCCATGGTGGTCTCGTCATCTTGCCGAAGCTCGGTGTGCCTTATCCATTTCCTACACCCAACAAAGAAACTGTCCTCGTGCTTG CCGAGTGGTGGAAATCAGACACTGAAGCTGTGATCAACGAAGCACTTAAGTCAGGATTAGCACCAAATGTCTCTGATGCTCACACCATCAACGGCCTTCCCGGATCCATATCAAATTGCCCTTCACAAA GGGGCTTCACATTGCCTGTTCAAAGAGGGAAAACCTATTTACTACGCATAATCAACGCTGCACTGAATGAAGAACTGTTTTTCAAAGTCGCAGGCCACAAGTTAACAGTTGTAGAAGTCGACGCCACATATGTTAAACCATTCAAAACAGACACAGTTATAATTGCTCCTGGCCAAACCACCAACGTCCTCTTAACCGCCAACCAAAACTCTGGAAAATACATGGTGGCCGTCTCTCCTTTCATGGACGCTCCAGTGGCAGTCGATAACAAGACAGCGACCGCCACTGTGCACTACACCGGCACATTGGCCACATCCCTTACAACAAGCACCAACCCCCCTCCCCAAAACGCAACCCAAATTGCCAACGCCTTCATAAACTCCCTCAGAAGCTTGAACTCCAAAAAGTACCCCGCCAATGTTCCATTGACAATCGATCACCATCTCTTCTTCACCGTTGGGCTAGGAATTAACCCATGTCCCACTTGCAAGGCCGCCAATGGAAGCAGAGTAGTAGCCAGTATCAACAACGTAACTTTTGTAATGCCCACCACCGCTCTCTTACAAGCACATTTCTTCAAAACTAAAGGCGTTTTCACCACAGATTTCCCAGGAAACCCCCCCCACAAATTCAACTATTCAGGACCTGGGCCTAAAAATTTGCAAACTACAACTGCAACTAAGCTCTACAAATTACAATACAACTCTACAGTGGAACTAGTTCTACAAGATACAGGAATCATAGCCCCAGAAAATCACCCCATCCATCTCCATGGATTCAATTTCTTCGAAGTCGGACGAGGGATCGGCAATTTCAACCCTAAAACCGACCCTAAGAAATTCAATCTCGTGGATCCAGTAGAGAGGAACACAATTGGAGTTCCGTCCGGTGGATGGACAGCGATAAGATTCCGTGCAGACAATCCAG GAGTATGGTTTATGCATTGCCATTTGGAAATTCATACGACTTGGGGATTGAAGATGGCGTTCTTGGTGGAAAACGGCAAAGGCCCCAACCAATCGCTTCTGCCGCCGCCGAGGGACCTCCCAAAATGTTAA